The Nostoc sp. 'Peltigera membranacea cyanobiont' N6 genome contains the following window.
ATTGGTTCTGGATTAACAGGAGTTCTCTACGTTTTAGATGAACCGAGTATTGGTTTGCATCAACGAGATAATGGCAGGTTGCTGAAAACTTTAACGAAATTGCGAGATTTGGGTAATACATTAATTGTCGTTGAACACGATGAAGAAACAATTCGCGCAGCTAACTATATAGTTGATATTGGCCCTGGTGCAGGAATTCACGGCGGAAATATTGTCGCCCAAGGTGATTTTCAGGCGTTATTAGCAGCAGAAGATTCTTTAACGGGTGCATATTTATCAGGAAGACGGGTAATTACTACACCAGCAGAACGCCGAGAAGGAAATGGGCGGAGTTTGGGAATTAAAAATGCCCATCGTAACAATTTACAAAATATAGATGTAGACATTCCACTAGGTAAACTCGTTTCCATTACTGGTGTGTCTGGTTCCGGGAAATCTACCCTAATTAACGAATTACTCTACCCATCTCTGCAACACCATTTAACTAAGAAAGTTCCCTTACCCAGACACCTGGATAAAATTCAGGGATTAAACGCGATTGATAAAGCGATCGTTATCGATCAATCTCCCATTGGACGCACACCACGTTCCAACCCTGCAACTTACACAGGAATTTTCGATGCCATTCGGGATGTATTTTCCCAAACAGTAGAAGCCAAAGCTAGGGGTTACAAACCCGGACAATTTTCCTTCAACGTCAAAGGTGGACGCTGCGAAGCTTGTAGCGGACAGGGTGTGAATGTGATTGAAATGAACTTTCTCCCGGATGTGTACGTGCAATGCGAAATTTGTAAGGGTGCAAGGTATAACCGCGAAACTTTGCAGGTGAAGTACAAAGATAAGTCGATCTCTGATGTCCTGAGAATGACAGTTGAGGAGAGCCTAGACTTTTTCCAGAATATACCCAAAGCGATCGCGCGTTTGCAAACTTTATTTGATGTCGGCTTGGGTTATGTCCAACTAGGACAACCTGCGACTACCTTATCAGGTGGTGAAGCGCAACGGGTAAAATTAGCAACAGAACTATCTCGACGCGCCACAGGTAAGACACTTTATTTAATCGATGAACCGACAACAGGGTTATCTTTTTACGATGTCCACAAATTGTTAGATGTGTTGCAAAGATTGGTGGATAAAGGAAATTCAATATTAGTAATTGAACACAACTTAGATGTAATACGTTGTTCTGATTGGGTGATAGATTTGGGGCCAGAAGGTGGCGACAAAGGTGGAGAATTGATTGCTGTGGGAACACCAGAAGAAGTTGCAAAAAATCCCAGGTCTTATACTGGGCAATATTTACAGCAGGTGTTGAAACAGTATCCGGCAGTGAAGAAGTAGAGTTTTTTATCTTACCCAAAGGTGCAAAGACACAAAGCAAAGAGTGCGAAAAGAAGGACTTTTATTAAGAACTCCTTTTTTCTTGTTGCGTGTTATCCTTGTATGGATACACACTATACTCTAGGGATATATTAGGTAATTATCAAAAAATTCAATTAAATAATTCGTAATTCGTAATTAATAACACTACTCCCCACTCCTTAGAGACGCGATTAATCGCGTCTCTTGCCCACTCCCATTTATTTGTTAACTATTCGTTGTTGATATTCTTGCTCAGTAATCATATCGAGAGTGTTTTCTATCCGATCTACAAATACGATCCCCTCAAGATGATCGGACTCGTGTTGAAAAATCCGAGCGATAAAATCGGTTAATTCTTGCCTTTGTAAATTGCCTTGATAGTCAGTGTATTCCACTTCAATAGATTTATATCGAGGAACTAACCCCCTAATTCCTGGAACACTTAAACAACCTTCCCAATCTTTGACAAGTTCGCTAGAATGAGCAATAATTTTGGGATTAATCATAGCAGTAGGTTCCATTTCCGGCGCGTTGGGATACCTGGCATTTGGACGGGAAGCCACAATAAATAAACGATAGGATTGTGCTACTTGAGGCGCAGCGATTCCCACGCCGTTAGCCTTGGCAACAGTGGCGATTAAGTCTTCAATTAATTTTTGGATATGCTCATCTTGAATATTCTCAACCCAAGCAGCATTTTGGCGCAATATTGGATTGCCTAATTGAATAATTGGCGCTAATTCATTCATTGGGGAACTCCTTTAATAAGTGGGGAATTGGGAATGGAAAATGAGGAGTAGAGTAAGTATGTCAGTTGCTTTTAAAATGACCAATGACCAATAACAAATGACAAATGACCAACTTTATCCTTCACGTCTCGCTGGTAAAGCAGCAGGTTGGATACCTAG
Protein-coding sequences here:
- the def gene encoding peptide deformylase yields the protein MNELAPIIQLGNPILRQNAAWVENIQDEHIQKLIEDLIATVAKANGVGIAAPQVAQSYRLFIVASRPNARYPNAPEMEPTAMINPKIIAHSSELVKDWEGCLSVPGIRGLVPRYKSIEVEYTDYQGNLQRQELTDFIARIFQHESDHLEGIVFVDRIENTLDMITEQEYQQRIVNK